One genomic window of Pagrus major chromosome 22, Pma_NU_1.0 includes the following:
- the LOC141017702 gene encoding nuclear factor 7, brain-like: MASKSEENLRCPVCQDIFKDPVLLSCSHSFCKDCVQRWWRRKQTLKCPVCKRTSSRKHPPPNLALKNQCEAFLLERDQRSSDALCSLHSENLKLFCVDHQELVCLTCRDSEKHTDHRFRPVDEAAQDHKEELQKCLKPLQEKLKLFEEAKRNCDQTSKQIKVQARDTKRQIRKEFKRLHQVLEEEEEVRVAALRKEEKQKLKVMKQKMEDLRREIAALSDTIRAAEEELRAEDASFLQNYKAALERLQQRPLMDDPEPLSGALIDVTTHLGNLSLKIWKKMKDAVVYTTVILDPNSAHPELILSDDLTSVRSRERQELPDNPERFDSSCFVLGSEGFKSGFHSWVVEVGDSAHWVLGVAPESLQKKGDLDSQSRLLTIGLYHGTYKTIAPSLHDQVYVLPVKKQLQRIRVQVDYYSLSFFDPDILIHRFPHPFCERVFPYIATRDTLPLKILPDTPDIRIFVPNTTTVSDDDDDDDDDGRITHLEVRDGFETALRLP; encoded by the exons atggcgtcCAAATCAGAGGAAAATCTCCGCTGTCCTGTCTGCCAGGACATCTTTAAAGATCCTGTTCTTCTGTCAtgcagccacagcttctgtaaagactgtGTGCAGAGATGGTGGAGAaggaaacaaacactcaaaTGTCCTGTTTGTAAGAGGACTTCTTCAAGAAAACACCCGCCTCCTAACCTGGCGTTAAAGAACCAGTGTGAGGCCTTCCTACTGGAGAGAGATCAGAGGTCTTCAGACgctctctgcagtctgcactctGAGAACCTCAAACTCTTCTGTGTGGACCATCAGGAGCTGGTGTGTCTCACCTGCAGAGATTCAGAGAAACACACCGACCACAGATTCAGACCCGTTGATGAAGCTGCGCAGGATCACAAAGAGGAGCTCCAGAAATGCCTCAAACCTTTGCAGGAAAAACTGAAGCTCTTTGAAGAAGCTAAAAGAAACTGCGatcaaacatcaaaacaaattaaagtccAAGCCCGAGACACAAAGAGGCAGATCAGGAAGGAGTTCAAGAGGCTTCACCAAGTTctagaggaggaagaggaggtcaGGGTGGCTGCTCTGAGGAAGGAGGAAAAGCAAAAACTTAAGGTGATGAAGCAGAAGATGGAGGATCTGCGCAGAGAGATCGCAGCTCTTTCAGACAccatcagagcagcagaggaggagctgagagctgaagatgCCTCGTTCCTGCAAAACTACAAAGCTGCGCTGGAAAGActccagcagcgccccctgaTGGACGACCCAGAGCCGCtctcaggagctctgatagatGTGACCAcacacctgggcaacctgagcCTCAAAATCTGGAAGAAGATGAAGGATGCGGTTGTCTACACTACTGTGATCCTGGATCCAAACTCTGCTCATCCAGaactcatcctgtctgatgatCTGACCAGCGTGAGAAGCAGAGAGCGACAGGAGCTCCCTGATAATCCAGAAAGGTTCGACAGCTCCTGCTTTGTGCTCGGCTCAGAGGGCTTTAAATCAGGTTTTCACAGCTGGGTGGTTGAGGTTGGGGACAGTGCACACTGGGTCTTGGGTGTGGCACCAGAGTCTCTTCAAAAGAAAGGAGATTTAGACTCACAGTCTCGGTTACTGACAATAGGGTTATATCATGGGACATACAAAACAATCGCCCCAAGTCTACATGATCAAGTCTACGTTCTTCCAGTGAAGAAGCagctccagaggatcagagtgCAGGTGGACTATTACAGTCTGTCATTTTTTGATCCAGACATACTCATACACAGATTCCCACACCCTTTCTGTGAGAGGGTGTTCCCATACATCGCCACAAGAGATACACTCCCACTGAAAATTTTACCAGACACACCAGATATCAGAATATTTGTACCGAATACTACCACCGTGAGtgacgatgacgatgacgatgacgatgacgGCAG GATTACACACCTAGAAGTGCGAGACGGCTTTGAAACAGCGCTGAGACTGCCATGA